The genomic interval AATTTGAGGAAAGACTTAAAAAGGTTTTAAACGAAGTAAAAGATTCAGATGATATAATACTTTTTATAGATGAAATGCATAATATTGTTGGGGCTGGGGGAGCAGAAGGTGCTATAGATGCATCAAATATATTAAAACCAGCTTTAGCAAGAGGTGAAATACAATGTATAGGTGCAACAACAACTGATGAATATAGAAAAAATATAGAAAAGGATTCTGCTTTAGAGAGAAGATTCCAACCAGTAGTTGTAAAAGAGCCTAGTAAAGAAGATTCCGTATTAATATTAAAGGGATTAAGAGAAAAGTATGAAGTACATCACAATGTAAAATTAACAGATGAAGCTATAGAGGCAGCTGTTAATTTATCAAGTAGATATATAACAGATAGATTTCTACCAGATAAGGCCATAGATTTAATAGATGAGGCTGCGGCAAAGGTAAGAATAGAAAGTATGATTGTTCCTCCTAGACTTTTTAAGCAGGAAGAATTAATAGCTAACTTAAAAATTGAAAAAGAAGAAGCTATAAAATTACAGGACTTTGAATTAGCTGCAAAGTTAAGAGATGAAGAATCAATATTACAGGAAGAACTAGAGAGAGATAAAGAGCTTTGGAGAGAAGAAAATTACAATAAAATCTACGAAGTTAATAAAGAACATATTGCAAAGGTTGTTTCAAAGTGGACTCAGATACCAGTAGAAAGGCTTACAGAGAAAGAATCAAGTAAACTTCTTAAGCTGGAAGAAAAGCTTAGTAAAAGAGTTATAGGACAATTAGAAGCAATAAGAACCATATCTAAAGCTGTAAGAAGATCAAGGGTAGGTCTTAAAGATCCTAAAAGGCCTATTGGATCCTTTGCCTTTTTAGGACCTACTGGAGTAGGAAAAACAGAGCTTTGTAAGGCTTTAGCAGAGGCTATGTTTGGTGATGAGAATAAATTTATTAGGCTTGATATGTCTGAATACATGGAAAAGCATGGTGTATCTAGACTTATTGGAGCTCCCCCAGGATATGTAGGATATGAAGAGGGAGGACAACTTACAGAAAAGGTAAGAAGAAATCCTTACTCAGTAATACTTTTTGATGAAATAGAAAAAGCACATCCAGATATATTTAATGTTCTTCTTCAAATATTAGAAGATGGTGTTCTTACAGATGGAAAAGGTAAAACAGTAGATTTTAAGAATACAATAATCATAATGACTTCAAATATTGGAGCAGATAAATTAGATAAGAAAAATGCAGTTGGATTTAGTGCTAAAGAGGATAAGGAACGAGATTATGATAAGATGAAAGGAATTATGTTAGAAGAGCTAAAACAAAATTTCAAACCTGAATTTGTAAATAGATTAGATGACATAGTTGTATTCCATAGTCTAGAAAAGGATCATCTTTTAAAAATTGTTGATCTTATGATATGTTCTCTAAAAGAGAGGTTAAATGATTTACAACTTTCTTTGAATTTTTCTCAAGAGTGTAAAGAATTTTTAGTTAAAAAGGGCACTGAATTAAAATATGGAGCACGTCCATTAAGAAGAGTTATAACTAAATATATTGAAGATAGATTAAGTGAAGAACTTTTAAGTGGAAATATATTAAGAGGATCTAAGGTAGATGTTTTCTTAGAAGACGACGTTGTAAAATTTAAAAAAACTGTTTGATTTTAAGAATAAATAAGGTTATATATGATAAAACATATATGACCTTATTTTTTTATTATTTATCTATATATTGTATTTTAAATTTCGGAATATAATAGAGTTTTTTTGTTAGAATAAAAAATAAAACAAAGAAAAAATATAATTAATAATAATTATTATTGAAAAATTGTTTAACAAGGAGTATAATTAATAAAAAATAGGTACCCTAAGGGGGTACATCGAATAATATATCATATAATACAAATAATAAATTTAACCTCAGTAAGGAGTGTTAGTATGGATAAAGAAATAAAAGAATTAGATTTAATAATAATTGGAGCAGGTCCAGCAGGATTAACATCTGCAATATATGCTTCAAGAGCAAAATTAAGTACTTTAGTTTTAGAAGATAATTTAGTTGGAGGTCAAGTAAGATCAACTTATACAGTTGAAAACTATCCTGGATTTACAGAAATAACAGGAAATGATCTTGCTGATAGAATCCAAGCGCAAGCAGAGGCTTGTGGAGCTATAATAGATGAATTTGATTTTATAGAAAATGTCTCATTAAAAGATGATGAAAAAATCATAGAGACTGGAGATTATATATATAAGCCAAAGGCTGTAATAATAGCTACAGGAGCTACACCTAAGAAATTACCAATTCCAAGTGAAAGTAAATATCTAGGTAAGGGTGTGCATTACTGTGCAGTATGTGATGGAGCAGTTTACCAAGATGAGGTTGTTGCCGTTGTAGGTGGCGGAAATGCTGCTTTAGAAGAAGCTTTATATCTATCTAATATAGTTAAGAAAGTAATTGTTATAAGAAGATATGATTATTTCCGTGCAGAAGCTAAGACATTAGAGGCTGCAAGTAATAAGGAAAATATTGAAATAATGTATAACTGGGATTTAGTTGATGTTCTAGGTGGAGAGTTTGTTGAAGCTGCAAGAATAAAAAATACTAAAACTGGAGAAGAAAAAG from Clostridium perfringens carries:
- a CDS encoding ATP-dependent Clp protease ATP-binding subunit translates to MRLDNFNENSKIVINKGKESSLMLKHGYMGTEHLLIGLINENGQCSKILEESNVTEEKVLSFIKLYVGIGEVNYSLDEVPFTPRCKKILDRSVEIAKEYGHSISRPEHILLALIKEREGVANLILTKIVKNDIKNISDKLNNILGRIPSKESKSLKEKEKPKRKDTPTLNLYGINLIEKADKNKLDPVIGRKDETQRLLEILCRRMKNNPCLIGEPGVGKTAVVEGLAQRILLGEVPDIIKDKRIFTLDVTSMLAGAKYRGEFEERLKKVLNEVKDSDDIILFIDEMHNIVGAGGAEGAIDASNILKPALARGEIQCIGATTTDEYRKNIEKDSALERRFQPVVVKEPSKEDSVLILKGLREKYEVHHNVKLTDEAIEAAVNLSSRYITDRFLPDKAIDLIDEAAAKVRIESMIVPPRLFKQEELIANLKIEKEEAIKLQDFELAAKLRDEESILQEELERDKELWREENYNKIYEVNKEHIAKVVSKWTQIPVERLTEKESSKLLKLEEKLSKRVIGQLEAIRTISKAVRRSRVGLKDPKRPIGSFAFLGPTGVGKTELCKALAEAMFGDENKFIRLDMSEYMEKHGVSRLIGAPPGYVGYEEGGQLTEKVRRNPYSVILFDEIEKAHPDIFNVLLQILEDGVLTDGKGKTVDFKNTIIIMTSNIGADKLDKKNAVGFSAKEDKERDYDKMKGIMLEELKQNFKPEFVNRLDDIVVFHSLEKDHLLKIVDLMICSLKERLNDLQLSLNFSQECKEFLVKKGTELKYGARPLRRVITKYIEDRLSEELLSGNILRGSKVDVFLEDDVVKFKKTV
- the trxB gene encoding thioredoxin-disulfide reductase is translated as MDKEIKELDLIIIGAGPAGLTSAIYASRAKLSTLVLEDNLVGGQVRSTYTVENYPGFTEITGNDLADRIQAQAEACGAIIDEFDFIENVSLKDDEKIIETGDYIYKPKAVIIATGATPKKLPIPSESKYLGKGVHYCAVCDGAVYQDEVVAVVGGGNAALEEALYLSNIVKKVIVIRRYDYFRAEAKTLEAASNKENIEIMYNWDLVDVLGGEFVEAARIKNTKTGEEKEIAINGVFGYIGTEPKTSMFREYINVKENGYIEGDENMRTNVKGVYVAGDVREKMFRQITTAVSDGTIAALHAEKYISEIKER